In Phoenix dactylifera cultivar Barhee BC4 chromosome 1, palm_55x_up_171113_PBpolish2nd_filt_p, whole genome shotgun sequence, the genomic stretch AATCACGGAAAGATCCATACGAGTCTGCATTAAAACCTTCACATGGAGGAAGATTTGGTCCTgcaaatttaagaaaagaacAATAAACAAGATGAAAAACTTTCGAATTAagtgaataaataaaataagcagAATCAACGAAAACTACTTAAACCTGAATTAGCTCCTTAAGGATCGTGTCTACAGGCAGGACCAAGACCAAACCATCTAAGGTAGAAAAGCTATCGATTAAAGTTAAAGCATTCCAGCTGTGCACAGGCTCAGGCTTATTCATCCGAGAAACATCGATGCTTGAGAGAATAACATTCCTTAGTAAAGGCAGAAGCTGCCTGACAATAAAATTTTCTCCAAGAAGACCACCTGTTAATCAAATGATCCATGGTAGATTATGAATACTAACAACCAtcgaaaacagaaaatcaataaAAGGGAATCTCATAACAAACTGAAATACCAATTCTAACCAGAGCATCAATTCCATCAGCGCAAAGTACTTTCCCAAAACAGTGGATTAGTGGTAAAATTGTCTGGAACATGATTCTGATGTTAATAATAATCCAATATTGTGTACTTATATTTGAGAGAGGTCTTAATCAAGAAGCTCATCCTGCAAAACTCACCTGATGAACTGTAATGGGAACACCAAGCTCTTCGCTAGAACCAATCAAAAGGACAGCAGCAGCAGAAGCAGATATCTTGTTAGGTGAGTTGCATAAACTAGAGATCACTAAAGGATGTATCTTCTCTAGATATGCTTGTTTACCCAATCGGTTCCACAAGTCCTGCACAAAGGAATCTTGAAGGAGAGAGACCTTCAGATGTGAATATTCTGATACCTGGAGTGAAAATCATAACATACAGGTGATCAGAATGTGTAAACTATTGTGCCCACACAAAATGCTGCATGCAAATTGGCAAAACCAGTAAAAAGTAAGCAAGCTACATGAAATTGTCCTATTGGTTTTTTTCTTAACCGGCCTGTAAAATCTTCTGAATGATGGGCAAAATCAAAGCTTTTATTGCTTGAATGCTCAAGCACTTCAGAAACTCTTTCAGCAAACATAAAGCTGATTCAGTTTCAACATCCGACAAAGGTGATGTGATAAGTGGTAAGCAGTAGGGCGCACACATTTCTGCAGCAAATCTTCCCATAGCTTTCAGGGCTCCTTCACTTGCAAGCTTAGCAGCATATTGAAGGCGATGCCCAGTTTTAGTCAACAGCTGAAGTGGGGAAAGAAACAAATATGCAGACCTGACTGTTGGAGGAAAGTAATGCGACTCCAGAAAGCATTTCGCTGATGGTCTCCTGGACAGAGAATGAAGCACTGAGAGGCAGTGAAGCATCGGATATTATGATGCATAAAATACTAGAGATACTAACAGGATGAGCTTATCTTGAAGGAAATATTGTACGGAAATAATAAAGAGAGACACACCGTGGTTATTACTTCATTTCATTTTCCTTCTCCCAATATGGGAGTTTagttctcccacttccattgtgAAAAATCACAGTTTCAGTGTAAGAGATCTTCTATATAGTCAAGAGTCCATCTTAATTGTTCTGTTTTACCTAATCCAATATTATTTCAGAGCATAGTTCGTAATCACCGAATGTCAAATACCTCTCCCAGTCCCTCTGGATGGATGCTTCAACAAGAAGTGCAACGTGTGGAGGCAGTTCCTGCAATGCTCCTGGTATGATGCCATTTTCCTTGTATGCAGCTAATGAAACAGGGTCAAAAAGTGGCCTGTTCAAATAAAGTTCAGCCAGTATGCACCCAATGGAGAATATGTCCTCTGCAAGATCTTCAGAACATACTCCCAAAGAGGATGCTTTCTGTCTCCAGTGCAAAAACTCTTGAAAGCCCATTGAACCACTATCATCAGACTCAAAATATTCAAGAAGACAACCTAAATTAAAATCAGATGGAATTGAGGGAGCACTGGAAGGTGATTCTAAATTCTCCATTTTGGAAGGCTCATTTAGTGAAACTTCCACGGGTGAAAAATTCTCAAAAATTTTTTCTACATAATGATAGCTTGGATTTAAATAGCGCGCAGATTCACAAAATAAAGAAGCTTCTTCTAAATCTTCCAAATAACCAGTTCCTGAAGGGAGATGATCCTGAGAAGTAAAGTGCAACCGACTGGCATTATCAGAAGACATACTTGAGTTTTTCTCATTATCATTTCCTCGAACTTGATACTTATTGCATGATTCTTCATGGCTATGATAACGAGAGTGAGGTACCGTTCCATGGCGCTTAGGATGTGGTTTCATAAAGAGCTGTCGACGCCCCATAGATTTCAGCATTAATGGATCAGATGCAGGCAACATTACATTCTTGGCAGTAATAGATGCTTGGCCAGAAAGCTTGTAACCAAAGGTTATGTCGATCCAGTGATGAATTTCTCGTGATACACGATCGCTTTCTAATGCAGCTCGATGCAATGAGATAAATTCTTCAGGAGATGCAGCCCATGATGGCACAGCCAGATCACTCATCTCAGAATGGATAGAGGAGAAAATTCGAGGGTCACTGTAAAACTCAGGAATGCACTCATCTGGAGTCCACTGGTAAAGCCTTTGCATGTTAGATGGATACTCATTAGGCTCATAGACAGAGCGCACAGCAGAACGAAGTATTCTCAAAGGCAGCCTTCTGGCTTTGTAACTGCAGACTGCTAATTCAGAAAGGCATTCATCAGAAACATGGTGGGGAATTTCTGATGTTGAATATGTGAAATCCAATTGCTCATCACCTTTTGCCAACCTCCATTTGCTCTTCTTGAGATCCCTCCAACCAGCATCAGAATTTTCATCTGGCTTTACACTGAAATCTATGACCCAGGGCATCACTGTATGAAATGTATGATCCCCCCACCTCCTCCCAGCTAATCTATTTAAGACAAGAAGGTATTCATAGTTGCTTAATTCACCTCTCCACCACCGCTTGAAATTGGAATGCCAATCCATAGACATTGGCAGCTTCAAATCAGCATAAATAGCTTGACAAGGACAGTTCTCCATGCAGCAACATGCCCTCAAACAAGCAGGTTCTTTCAAACTCAGGCGACCTTTCAGAAGACACATATCGCTCACGCTCAGCCATGACCAACATGAATTGGTTAACTGGATGGTGGAGGGGCATATGTTTCCATGAGCAACCCCCAAACCATGCATGTATGCTAAAGCAGAAAGCACCTGATAAATTAAAAACCTAATATGCCAATCTGACTTCAATGCCTTGGGGCTATAGTGCAGAACATTGTCCAGAGTGTTTGGAGCCTTAGCATGCAATAAATAATCATATGAAGGTGTTTTCAGAATACCTAAAACAGGGGCAATATTAGGATGTCTCACACTGGTAGGAATAGTGCTCTTGCTGAATGCAGGAAAACCAACTAACTTTAAAAACTCTGTACCATAATCCCCAGCTAGTTTTCCTTCCATTAGGAGATTTAGGGATGAAATCACAAAGTCTTCAGTCAATTCAGATGTATATTTGCAAATTAGATCTTTGATTGTGGCAGAGGAACCCCTGCAGACATGAGCAAATGGACTCAATGCAGAGATCACTCTTAAACATGTCCCCTGTTTGTAAGCAATGGTGGTGGAACCTTCAATATTCTGGGCCACCAGGCCTTCCCCTGAACATAgggagtcatctccggacaaagATGGCATGCCATCACTGAGAATACCAGCATCAAGTTCAGCTTGACAATGACCTTGTTCTGATGAGGACATCTCATCTTTACCATCTGTGAAATCATTGTCCAAATAGTTGTGGCCACTGCAGGAAGTGAGGTCAAGTATACATCATAAAGCTCTTTAGGTGTCAATTTTGCACATTCCCAGAGATAGGGATACTCGGTTAACATACATAAATGAAAAACATGATGACTTACAATTTTGCAACAAAGAATCTTTTATCATCATTAGGTATCCCCACAAGCTCAAATTGAGAAGAGACCTCCTCACTGCAATTCAGCACTACAGATTTCCAGCATGAGCCATGAAGGGAAAACAAGTTGACAGGAAGGGAAAAAAAGCAAAAACTTCAAATTAATGTGACAAACAGAGATAGATGGGAAAATTTAATTTACCCTGCAGTATTGTCTGCTCCCTGGTTCAAATATGACTGCAGCGATAGAAAGATTatgagtcaaaaaaaaaaaaaatcagcatgataCATCAGTCATGGAGCAACTTTATAGCAGTCTCagacaagaagaaagaaaatggcAGGCACATTTAACACTTAAAACGAACAAGATCAACTAGTCCAACACAAGAATATAGGATTGGAGGAACATACGTTATCCTCTATGTCTTAACCAAAAGGaactaaaataatgaatttatggCAATTTTGAATGAATGAAGTCGTACAGATCTTATTAGAcctatttgaattttaaaataacCACATCATTTCTGCATCCAAATTGAGAGAAGGTACTATATGGCAAAGACAGCAGTTATTTTCAATCACCATCTACTCAGTATAGAATGGTCAATTTTACTACACGTCATACAGCTCAGAGATCTCAATTACTTAAATTACACCAGTCCTTGACAAACATCTTTAAGTATTCTTTAGTATGACTTGGACACCATTGTAcctcacaaaaaaaagaaaaagaaaagaaaatcctgAGGGTAGCATTAAACCATTCTAACTTTACGATATTTTTTTTCCATGTCATCGAGTGAAATATCTAAATTGACAGTAAATTCTTTTATGTCACTTGAAAACAGGGACTTCAGGAAACTTAAAAACCAAAGTGTTGATTTGTTGGTGAAATAACTCAGTTTTCTTGCTGAGACATTCCCATGTGCATGTTCATTTTAATATGTGTTAGTATTCATTTTAAAACCTAACTTTTGATGCTCAGTAGCCGGGTCATTATCTGGATAGGAAACTAAGCTTCATATTCAGATTTTCTTTAAGGGTTTTTGGGTACATAGAAGAGCAATACTTGCTCTAACTTATATAGATATAGCCATCTTTTGGCAATTAGTTACTTTCTTTAGAACATGATGGGTAATTTAATGTAAGCACAGCAGCACTGATGAATTTAACAATCAAAATTAAACTTTAATGGTTAaatgattaaaaagaaaatttatttaTCGGTGCAAAACTATCCAATATCATCTTCAACACAAGAAAAAATATGATTCACAAGTTTCATTGTGTATCCTTAAAGTATCTATGAAAAAAGATTGTGCTGTTTCGATACCAAAGCATGCCACTTGTTTGCACATTAGAGATGTCATGCGAAGCATGATAAGTTACTTGCTAATCCCACTAATATACAAAGATAGGACTGAAAGGCCGCTGAAGGTGCAATATATTACTTGCTTCATCCAATTCGATAGCCCTCTTCAACACCCAACTTCTATCTATCCTTTTCCAACTTATGAATACTAAATATCACCCAGGGTCCATCTAATCTCTTTTCCCTTAAATCAATCAAACCCCAACAAAACAGTCTATTAGTTACAAACCACATGGCGTAAGAATTCAGAAAAGCAGCATGTTTGCTGAAAGCATGCACTAATGTTAGTTAGCGAACAAAAAGATCCAATATTTAGAACAAACTCCGGAGGAGAGAAGTAGCCAACTAAAAAGTAAAGTGCAAGGAACGAGATTTCGCTGGGTAATACACTAAAACCTCTGTTAAACAAACAAAaagttcgaatttttgaagCCGGATCTAGTAGGGAAAAGAACCACACATAAAATCAACGAGGAGGAGGAAATTTCGCTAAAGAAGACACAAAACCCTCAGTTAGGAGACAAAATGATCTAATCTCTGGAACTTGTTGAAGATAAAGAAGCGAAATTCTGTAAAAGGAGCGATGAGACTGAGACCTGGACGACAGCGGTGGAGCCAAAGGGCAGGGCGGAGTCGGAGACCCCATAGCGGAAGACGAGATCCGCCGACAGATCGGACCGGACGACGCGCTCCAAGCACTCGAAGCACGGAAGCGTCGCGCCCTCCATCGCTCTCCCTCTGGAGGCAGACCAGAGCGCGGCGGCGACGGCGTGAGGATCTCGCCGGAGCTCCGCCCGTGGCCGAATAGAACAAGGAAAGGGAAGTAGCGGCGCGTCCAAGGGGATGTAAGTGGAACCATTGGGGCGATATGAGCCGTCTGATTGGTGGTTCTCATTAGAGATTAGATTATCCATCAGACGGCTTGGATCTCTTTGATCTGAGATCAGTGGGCTCTCAGGTCTCGCAGGCCCACTAGCAACTGGCCCCCAATTAATTAAAGCCCAACTTAGCAAGCACAAGTAACAAAGAGGCACCTTGCTATGTGGAGAAGATTCTCGTAATATTGGAATAATATTGTCTagttaactttttttttctcggCCTTAAATTGATGGAATTAGACTAAGAAGCTGTCCTCAGAAATAATTAGCATTTTCTtctctaaaaaatatttttttattcagcTACTTGTTTTATAATATTACGATAAAATATCTTGtatttttatggaaaaaaaTTTCTATGAATAAGCGATGGTTGCGGTGGCCCCGGCTCATAATCTTAAATGAGGGACATAGGTATTTTCATCTATTTTATAGGTAGATGCTGCCTATAAAAGAATAActtagcaaatttttttttttatcgaaGAATGGAGACATGGATGAGGTGGTTAACGGAATATTTTACCTCCAAAGAATGATTTGCAAATGATTTGCAGTTGATTTGCAGTTGTCTTTGGCCACCTCATCATGTGAGGCTGGTTGCTGTTCAAGACTAGACAGCTGACCCGCGAAGAAGCTGATGGCGCGACGTTGGGACACGTGGAGAGAGGGTAAGGTGTGGGCCGGTCGGAGGATGAGGTGTCCTCCGGCCGGGCTTTTCTTGTTGCAGTGGTTGGCAGTGGGGCCCGGGTTTTATGTGGCCAGTACAGCCTGAGGGGGTCTCACATGCTATTTCCCCTCTTGTGGTGACCCACATAGAACCCCGTTGACCCCCTTCCTTCGTCCAATCATGCTAAAGTCATCAAAAATGATGATTGGCATGCAGAGAACTTCTTTCCCAGAGATCAAAGACTCTCCTTCTTGACCTCATACGATCGACCATCCTCTAAAATGTTCCTCGTCTGAGTaagagagggaaggagggatGGCTAAGACTATCGTTGCTCGTGTGGTGTCTCAGCTTGCCAACCTTCTCCTCCAAGAAGCTGCTTTCTTGCGTGGGGTGAGGGACCAAGTCGAATGGATGAAAAACGAGTCTTCAAATTTTCGATACATCAGTTTGGTTGACTATTTCACAGAAATACGATGTCAAAGCAATATTAAAAAGATATCGCGAAAAACAATATTTTAGAAGACTTGGAAAAGATGACAGAAGTATAGCTGAAAAGAGAagctatataattttttttcaagacAGAAAGTATTTTGTTGTAATGGATGACGTATGGGAAGTTCTGGTGTGGGAAAGAATATGCCAAGTCTTTCCTAATAGAAACAATGGAAGTAGAGTACTCCTTACTACCCGTAATATTGAAGTTGCAAAGTCTATCGACCCATCTATTGATCCATATGAATTGCATGTTCTAGAAGATGCAGAGACTAGTTGGCAACTTTTTCGCAGGAAGGTTTCTCCAAATCAAGATATCCCCGGCGAGTTACAAGGTGTGGGTCAGAACCTTGCAAAGAAGCGCAGCGGTCTACCTCTTGCGTTGATTGTGCTAGAAGGATTTACGTCGAGCGAGTTTGAGAGAGATTAGACAGAGTATGTGCTACAGCTGGGTGGGTTCAGTGCTTTCCAGATCATCATGTCAGACACCTGCCGAGGATTGCCTCGGATCATAATCCATTACTAGTGAGTACTGAGACACATATCCCTGTTCGTTCCCCTTTCAGGTTTGAGAAGTTCTGGCTTAGTTATCCACGGTCCTGGGAGATGGTGAGGGAGGCATGGAGCTCCCCGGTTAGGGGTGATGCTATGTATCGGGTATCCCGAAGGTTGGAGTTGACTAGGAGGCGGTTGAAAAGGTGGAATCGGGAGGAAGTGGGGAATATTTTCAGGAGaacagaggaggaagaggaggccatTTCTAGATTATAGTTTCAGGAAGCACAGAGTGGAGGGTTATCGAAGGAGATGATGGGGGAGCTTAGATCACACCTGGCATTACATGATTCCCTTCCCAGACAGCAGGAAACATTATGGAGACAGAAGTCCAGGGTACAGTGGATTTTAGAGGGGGACCGAAACACCAAGTACTTTCATCAGGCGACAGTGATCAGGAGGCACCAGAACAGGATCAGAGTCATCAGGGGTGAGGATGGCCAGTTATCAGATGACCCGGTTATGATCCGGAGGATTGTGGAGTGCTTCTTCAGCGCGAGGTGGACGGAGCAGTTTGGAGAGAGGGGCCGAGTGGAGATGCTGACGCCGGCAGTGAGGGTGTCGGAGGAGGAGTCTGCAGAGTTGATCAGGCTGGTCTCGGTGGAGGAGATTCGGAAGGCGGTCTGGTCCCTTGAGGGGGACAAAGTGCCAGGGCCGGATGGCTTTCCACCGTTATTCTTTCGAAGGTACTGGATGATAGTGGGACAGGACGTGACGGCGGCCATACAGCAGTTTTTTACTACAGCAGTGATGTCTTCGGACTGGCAGCGGACCTTCATTACCCTGATACCGAAACGGCCGGATGCCTCTGAGCCAGGTCACTTTCGCCCGATTAGCCTATGCACCACTTTGTACAAGGCTACAGCGAAGATCCTAGTCGTCAGGTTGCGGGACATTCTTGCGAGGTTGATCAATCCAGAGCAGGGAGCTTTTATAGGCGGTCGGAGCATCTCCGACAATGTCATGTTAGCTCAGGAGTTCATGTTTGACTTGGGGAGGGCCCCGATGAGGAGAAGCTTGATGGGagtcaagctggatatggagtGGGCCTACGATAGGATGCGATGGAAGTTTGTATACCAGTCTTTGCAGGGGTTTGATTTTCCTGGAGCATGGAttcagtggatcatgggctgcgtcagggtgttggaatttgtatcctaaatgtcaatcgtcagcatattgatgattgaattttgtaaatgaattgacaaattaataaagtgttatttggcattattcatcatttcatcttcaaatgaactcttatatgatgaagtccttaggacttatgttatgataaaggaggatttatctttgagtccttaaacttgtttgcgacgaaatgatatgttgttactaggacgacaacattatcgagattaggtcgttgtgtgacatatatgttggttgtcctcttaaccaaggagtgtggagacactggtatgccacacaagtgaagtgtagaagtacatttcactaaacgtgaccaattccggaacgctctactgtcgagagatgttccgagtggatatgggtataagtttggccctctgacctgagaccgcaacctgtgactagcaagcaactcactgtactttggtaccggactacctgaatttctaattcagtgacggaaggtcactgggtgcagtcaagtacttgcgtagtcagttgtgagtcaagatggaattgacccctcctgaaaacaggagataatgtcttgtgattaatttagcaaaaccttggccagggtaatcccggtgaggagtcacgggatatctaaagttaatcacataatggatgtactaattatagggttgacagtgagctctaagtcatcctggcattaggagtcaaagggattgaattatacagtaaccatagttcagggttccagaatatttgcttcgcatatattcgacctatccggacgtcgggtaccattgctagatggtcacatcgattagtgtagaaaattgttcctatactaccggcttaggttcgaacctatgaggtcacacgcatagaagattcctgattgatcaagaaagctgatgaatg encodes the following:
- the LOC103721591 gene encoding protein GFS12 isoform X1, which codes for MEGATLPCFECLERVVRSDLSADLVFRYGVSDSALPFGSTAVVQSYLNQGADNTAGEEVSSQFELVGIPNDDKRFFVAKFGHNYLDNDFTDGKDEMSSSEQGHCQAELDAGILSDGMPSLSGDDSLCSGEGLVAQNIEGSTTIAYKQGTCLRVISALSPFAHVCRGSSATIKDLICKYTSELTEDFVISSLNLLMEGKLAGDYGTEFLKLVGFPAFSKSTIPTSVRHPNIAPVLGILKTPSYDYLLHAKAPNTLDNVLHYSPKALKSDWHIRFLIYQVLSALAYMHGLGVAHGNICPSTIQLTNSCWSWLSVSDMCLLKGRLSLKEPACLRACCCMENCPCQAIYADLKLPMSMDWHSNFKRWWRGELSNYEYLLVLNRLAGRRWGDHTFHTVMPWVIDFSVKPDENSDAGWRDLKKSKWRLAKGDEQLDFTYSTSEIPHHVSDECLSELAVCSYKARRLPLRILRSAVRSVYEPNEYPSNMQRLYQWTPDECIPEFYSDPRIFSSIHSEMSDLAVPSWAASPEEFISLHRAALESDRVSREIHHWIDITFGYKLSGQASITAKNVMLPASDPLMLKSMGRRQLFMKPHPKRHGTVPHSRYHSHEESCNKYQVRGNDNEKNSSMSSDNASRLHFTSQDHLPSGTGYLEDLEEASLFCESARYLNPSYHYVEKIFENFSPVEVSLNEPSKMENLESPSSAPSIPSDFNLGCLLEYFESDDSGSMGFQEFLHWRQKASSLGVCSEDLAEDIFSIGCILAELYLNRPLFDPVSLAAYKENGIIPGALQELPPHVALLVEASIQRDWERRPSAKCFLESHYFPPTVRSAYLFLSPLQLLTKTGHRLQYAAKLASEGALKAMGRFAAEMCAPYCLPLITSPLSDVETESALCLLKEFLKCLSIQAIKALILPIIQKILQVSEYSHLKVSLLQDSFVQDLWNRLGKQAYLEKIHPLVISSLCNSPNKISASAAAVLLIGSSEELGVPITVHQTILPLIHCFGKVLCADGIDALVRIGGLLGENFIVRQLLPLLRNVILSSIDVSRMNKPEPVHSWNALTLIDSFSTLDGLVLVLPVDTILKELIQDQIFLHVKVLMQTRMDLSVIQVAATTLIAVCQRIGPEYTSVFVMPRLKDLFDELAFSQAATYGTGPDGRDSKVSRLKIDEKFQIETRRDLILLLYPPLASLIGIENLRKCCPTWFLLEQILHKIYNWKWESSGETCRSVGENLNPQMLAFGKISSSEYNPAKLLLNGVGWSIPQSQAVKSGMSAINSRLVNEHQPTASGNHSVTSNLGSHEPWFWFPSPDASWDVPDFLGRSGGSKDELPWKIKASILYSARAHPGALRSLAVCHDECTVYTGGVGPGFKGSVQKWELPRMNCISGYYGHDEVVNSICILSVGGRIASCDGTIHIWNGQTGKLIAAYAESSTNFPLSLSTKVNTEQPNMLTPNALSGGILSNAFSGSLYTCMNHIESDDKLIAGMGNGSVRFIDVVQDRKLHLWKSDVAEYSFSSLVSAICSCGSEKLQAERAVASPSWIAAGLSSGHCRLLDARSGNIVALWRAHDGYITKLVSPEDHLLVSSSLDKTLRVWDLRRNLASQLNVFRGHSDGIFSFTIWGQDVLSVSRNKIALTSLSRSTTEQGGQHWLSLQKLYSADKGMRNLSVLSTISVLPFSRLFLVGTEDGYLKICC
- the LOC103721591 gene encoding protein GFS12 isoform X4 — translated: MEGATLPCFECLERVVRSDLSADLVFRYGVSDSALPFGSTAVVQSYLNQGADNTAGEEVSSQFELVGIPNDDKRFFVAKFGHNYLDNDFTDGKDEMSSSEQGHCQAELDAGILSDGMPSLSGDDSLCSGEGLVAQNIEGSTTIAYKQGTCLRVISALSPFAHVCRGSSATIKDLICKYTSELTEDFVISSLNLLMEGKLAGDYGTEFLKLVGFPAFSKSTIPTSVRHPNIAPVLGILKTPSYDYLLHAKAPNTLDNVLHYSPKALKSDWHIRFLIYQVLSALAYMHGLGVAHGNICPSTIQLTNSCWSWLSVSDMCLLKGRLSLKEPACLRACCCMENCPCQAIYADLKLPMSMDWHSNFKRWWRGELSNYEYLLVLNRLAGRRWGDHTFHTVMPWVIDFSVKPDENSDAGWRDLKKSKWRLAKGDEQLDFTYSTSEIPHHVSDECLSELAVCSYKARRLPLRILRSAVRSVYEPNEYPSNMQRLYQWTPDECIPEFYSDPRIFSSIHSEMSDLAVPSWAASPEEFISLHRAALESDRVSREIHHWIDITFGYKLSGQASITAKNVMLPASDPLMLKSMGRRQLFMKPHPKRHGTVPHSRYHSHEESCNKYQVRGNDNEKNSSMSSDNASRLHFTSQDHLPSGTGYLEDLEEASLFCESARYLNPSYHYVEKIFENFSPVEVSLNEPSKMENLESPSSAPSIPSDFNLGCLLEYFESDDSGSMGFQEFLHWRQKASSLGVCSEDLAEDIFSIGCILAELYLNRPLFDPVSLAAYKENGIIPGALQELPPHVALLVEASIQRDWERRPSAKCFLESHYFPPTVRSAYLFLSPLQLLTKTGHRLQYAAKLASEGALKAMGRFAAEMCAPYCLPLITSPLSDVETESALCLLKEFLKCLSIQAIKALILPIIQKILQVSEYSHLKVSLLQDSFVQDLWNRLGKQAYLEKIHPLVISSLCNSPNKISASAAAVLLIGSSEELGVPITVHQTILPLIHCFGKVLCADGIDALVRIGGLLGENFIVRQLLPLLRNVILSSIDVSRMNKPEPVHSWNALTLIDSFSTLDGLVLVLPVDTILKELIQDQIFLHVKVLMQTRMDLSVIQVAATTLIAVCQRIGPEYTSVFVMPRLKDLFDELAFSQAATYGTGPDGRDSKVSRLKIDEKFQIETRRDLILLLYPPLASLIGIENLRKCCPTWFLLEQILHKIYNWKWESSGETCRSVGENLNPQMLAFGKISSSEYNPAKLLLNGVGWSIPQSQAVKSGMSAINSRLVNEHQPTASGNHSVTSNLGSHEPWFWFPSPDASWDVPDFLGRSGGSKDELPWKIKASILYSARAHPGALRSLAVCHDECTVYTGGVGPGFKGSVQKWELPRMNCISGYYGHDEVVNSICILSVGGRIASCDGTIHIWNGQTGKLIAAYAESSTNFPLSLSTKVNTEQPNMLTPNALSGGILSNAFSGSLYTCMNHIESDDKLIAGMGNGSVRFIDVVQDRKLHLWKSDVAEYSFSSLVSAICSCGSEKLQAERAVASPSWIAAGLSSGHCRLLDARSGNIVALWRAHDGYITKLNFRVYS
- the LOC103721591 gene encoding protein GFS12 isoform X2 codes for the protein MEGATLPCFECLERVVRSDLSADLVFRYGVSDSALPFGSTAVVQSYLNQGADNTAGEEVSSQFELVGIPNDDKRFFVAKFGHNYLDNDFTDGKDEMSSSEQGHCQAELDAGILSDGMPSLSGDDSLCSGEGLVAQNIEGSTTIAYKQGTCLRVISALSPFAHVCRGSSATIKDLICKYTSELTEDFVISSLNLLMEGKLAGDYGTEFLKLVGFPAFSKSTIPTSVRHPNIAPVLGILKTPSYDYLLHAKAPNTLDNVLHYSPKALKSDWHIRFLIYQVLSALAYMHGLGVAHGNICPSTIQLTNSCWSWLSVSDMCLLKGRLSLKEPACLRACCCMENCPCQAIYADLKLPMSMDWHSNFKRWWRGELSNYEYLLVLNRLAGRRWGDHTFHTVMPWVIDFSVKPDENSDAGWRDLKKSKWRLAKGDEQLDFTYSTSEIPHHVSDECLSELAVCSYKARRLPLRILRSAVRSVYEPNEYPSNMQRLYQWTPDECIPEFYSDPRIFSSIHSEMSDLAVPSWAASPEEFISLHRAALESDRVSREIHHWIDITFGYKLSGQASITAKNVMLPASDPLMLKSMGRRQLFMKPHPKRHGTVPHSRYHSHEESCNKYQVRGNDNEKNSSMSSDNASRLHFTSQDHLPSGTGYLEDLEEASLFCESARYLNPSYHYVEKIFENFSPVEVSLNEPSKMENLESPSSAPSIPSDFNLGCLLEYFESDDSGSMGFQEFLHWRQKASSLGVCSEDLAEDIFSIGCILAELYLNRPLFDPVSLAAYKENGIIPGALQELPPHVALLVEASIQRDWERRPSAKCFLESHYFPPTVRSAYLFLSPLQLLTKTGHRLQYAAKLASEGALKAMGRFAAEMCAPYCLPLITSPLSDVETESALCLLKEFLKCLSIQAIKALILPIIQKILQVSEYSHLKVSLLQDSFVQDLWNRLGKQAYLEKIHPLVISSLCNSPNKISASAAAVLLIGSSEELGVPITVHQTILPLIHCFGKVLCADGIDALVRIGGLLGENFIVRQLLPLLRNVILSSIDVSRMNKPEPVHSWNALTLIDSFSTLDGLVLVLPVDTILKELIQDQIFLHVKVLMQTRMDLSVIQVAATTLIAVCQRIGPEYTSVFVMPRLKDLFDELAFSQAATYGTGPDGRDSKVSRLKIDEKFQIETRRDLILLLYPPLASLIGIENLRKCCPTWFLLEQILHKIYNWKWESSGETCRSVGENLNPQMLAFGKISSSEYNPAKLLLNGVGWSIPQSQAVKSGMSAINSRLVNEHQPTASGNHSVTSNLGSHEPWFWFPSPDASWDVPDFLGRSGGSKDELPWKIKASILYSARAHPGALRSLAVCHDECTVYTGGVGPGFKGSVQKWELPRMNCISGYYGHDEVVNSICILSVGGRIASCDGTIHIWNGQTGKLIAAYAESSTNFPLSLSTKVNTEQPNMLTPNALSGGILSNAFSGSLYTCMNHIESDDKLIAGMGNGSVRFIDVVQDRKLHLWKSDVAEYSFSSLVSAICSCGSEKLQAERAVASPSWIAAGLSSGHCRLLDARSGNIVALWRAHDGYITKLVSPEDHLLVSSSLDKTLRVWDLRRNLASQLNVFRGHSDGIFSFTIWGQDVLSVSRNKIALTSLSRSTTEGGQHWLSLQKLYSADKGMRNLSVLSTISVLPFSRLFLVGTEDGYLKICC